Proteins from a single region of Panthera uncia isolate 11264 unplaced genomic scaffold, Puncia_PCG_1.0 HiC_scaffold_76, whole genome shotgun sequence:
- the LOC125918417 gene encoding apolipoprotein C-I codes for MRLILWLPVLVVVLLMVMEGPAPAQGAPDVASTFRNIPNSLKEFGNNLKDTFESIPEATRKLMTSFAERLKNFRIPLL; via the exons ATGAGGCTCATCCTGTGGCTCCCGGTTTTGGTGGTGGTTCTGTTGATGGTTATGGAAG GTCCAGCCCCGGCCCAGGGGGCCCCAGATGTCGCCAGCACCTTCAGGAACATCCCCAATTCGCTGAAGGAGTTTGGTAACAACCTGAAGGACACCTTCGAGAGCATTCCTGAGGCGACCCG GAAATTGATGACCTCCTTTGCTGAGAGGCTCAAAAATTTCAGAATTCCCCTGCTCTGA
- the LOC125918419 gene encoding apolipoprotein E has protein sequence MKVLWAALLVALLAGCRADVEPEPQLERELEPEAPWQASQPWEQALGRFRDYLRWVQTLSDQVQEEVLNTQVTQELTVLMEETMKEVKAYREELEEQLGPMASETQARVAKELQAAQARLASDMEDVRNRLAQYRSEVQAMLGQSAEELRGRLASHLRKLRKRLLRDAEDLHKRLAVYRAGVREGAERSVSSIRERFWPLVEQARARNANVAAVAAQPLRERAEALGQQLRGRLDEVREQVEEMRLKMEEQADQMRQQAEAFQARLKSWFEPLVQDMQRQWAGLVEKLQAAVGTSPTTAPAEKQ, from the exons ATGAAGGTTCTGTGGGCGGCACTGCTGGTCGCACTCCTGGCAG GATGTCGGGCCGATGTGGAGCCGGAGCCGCAGCTGGAGCGGGAGCTGGAGCCGGAGGCCCCGTGGCAGGCCAGCCAGCCCTGGGAGCAGGCCCTGGGCCGCTTCCGGGATTACCTGCGCTGGGTGCAGACGCTGTCTGACCAGGTGCAGGAGGAGGTGCTCAACACCCAGGTCACCCAGGAACTGAC GGTGCTGATGGAGGAGACCATGAAGGAGGTGAAGGCCTAcagggaggagctggaggagcAGCTGGGCCCCATGGCCTCGGAGACACAGGCCCGCGTGGCCAAGGAGCTGCAGGCGGCGCAGGCCCGGCTGGCCTCGGACATGGAGGACGTGCGCAACCGCCTGGCGCAGTACCGCAGCGAGGTGCAGGCCATGCTGGGCCAGAGCGCCGAGGAGCTGCGGGGGCGCCTCGCCTCGCACCTGCGCAAGCTGCGCAAGCGGCTGCTCCGCGACGCCGAGGACCTGCACAAGCGCCTGGCCGTGTACCGCGCCGGGGTGCGCGAGGGCGCCGAGCGCAGCGTCAGCTCCATCCGCGAGCGCTTCTGGCCGCTGGTGGAGCAGGCGCGCGCGCGCAACGCCAACGTGGCCGCCGTGGCCGCGCAGCCGCTGCGGGAGCGGGCCGAGGCCTTGGGCCAGCAGCTGCGCGGGCGGCTGGACGAGGTGCGCGAGCAGGTGGAGGAGATGCGGCTCAAGATGGAGGAGCAGGCCGACCAGATGCGCCAGCAGGCCGAGGCCTTCCAGGCCCGCCTCAAGAGCTGGTTCGAGCCCTTGGTGCAAGACATGCAGCGCCAGTGGGCCGGGCTGGTGGAGAAGTTGCAGGCGGCCGTGGGCACCAGCCCCACCACGGCGCCCGCGGAGAAACAGTGA